The Microbacterium foliorum genome has a window encoding:
- a CDS encoding adenylosuccinate synthase, whose product MPGIVIVGVQWGDEGKGKATDLLGERTDWVVKFNGGNNAGHTVVVGNEKYALHLLPSGILSPGVTPVIGNGVVIDLEVLFSELEALGGRGIDVSRLKVSANAHLITQYHRTLDKVTERFLGKRMIGTTGRGIGPAYADKINRVGIRVQDLFDENILRQKVEGALDQKNHLLVKIFNRRSITADEVVEDLLSYAERLRPMVADTGHLLDDALRRGEVVVFEGGQATMLDVDHGTYPFVTSSSATAGGASTGSGVGPGALDRIVGIVKAYTTRVGSGPFPTELFDEQGEWLRSRGFEFGTTTGRPRRVGWYDAPITRYATRVNGITDLVLTKLDILTGLEQIPVCVAYDVDGTRFDEVPVNQTDFHHATPILEYFPGWSEDISTARSFDDLPQNAQDYVLALEGMSNTRISVIGVGPERDQVVVRHDLLD is encoded by the coding sequence ATGCCAGGAATCGTTATCGTCGGCGTCCAGTGGGGCGATGAGGGCAAGGGCAAGGCGACCGACCTGCTCGGCGAGCGCACCGACTGGGTCGTGAAGTTCAACGGCGGCAACAACGCCGGTCACACGGTCGTGGTCGGCAACGAGAAGTACGCGCTGCACCTGCTGCCCTCCGGCATCCTCTCGCCCGGGGTCACGCCCGTCATCGGCAACGGCGTCGTCATCGACCTCGAAGTGCTCTTCAGCGAGCTCGAGGCGCTCGGCGGACGCGGCATCGACGTCTCGCGCCTCAAGGTCAGCGCCAACGCGCACCTCATCACCCAGTACCACCGCACGCTCGACAAGGTCACCGAGCGCTTCCTCGGAAAGCGCATGATCGGCACGACCGGCCGCGGCATCGGACCGGCATACGCCGACAAGATCAACCGCGTCGGCATCCGCGTGCAGGATCTGTTCGACGAGAACATCCTGCGGCAGAAGGTCGAGGGCGCCCTCGATCAGAAGAACCACCTGCTGGTGAAGATCTTCAACCGCCGGTCGATCACCGCCGACGAGGTCGTCGAGGACCTGCTCTCGTACGCCGAGCGTCTGCGGCCCATGGTCGCCGACACCGGTCACCTTCTCGACGACGCGCTGCGCCGTGGCGAGGTCGTCGTGTTCGAAGGCGGCCAGGCCACCATGCTCGACGTCGATCACGGCACCTACCCGTTCGTCACCTCGTCGTCGGCCACGGCCGGCGGCGCCTCGACGGGATCGGGAGTCGGACCTGGCGCGCTCGACCGCATCGTCGGCATCGTCAAGGCGTACACGACCCGTGTGGGCTCCGGTCCCTTCCCGACCGAGCTCTTCGACGAGCAGGGCGAGTGGCTGCGTTCGCGCGGTTTCGAGTTCGGCACCACGACCGGGCGTCCGCGCCGAGTCGGCTGGTACGACGCCCCCATCACGCGCTACGCGACCCGGGTGAACGGCATCACCGACCTGGTGCTCACCAAGCTCGACATCCTCACCGGTCTCGAGCAGATCCCGGTCTGCGTGGCGTACGACGTCGACGGCACGCGCTTCGACGAGGTGCCCGTCAACCAGACGGACTTCCACCACGCGACGCCGATCCTCGAGTACTTCCCGGGCTGGAGCGAGGACATCTCGACCGCGCGGTCGTTCGACGATCTGCCGCAGAACGCGCAGGACTACGTGCTCGCACTCGAGGGCATGAGCAACACGCGCATCTCGGTCATCGGCGTCGGCCCCGAGCGCGACCAGGTGGTCGTGCGTCACGACCTGCTGGACTGA
- a CDS encoding lactonase family protein, with protein MTRFWLGGYGSAMEGSADGIGLLAGDADRQTALEYRGAVTQTPSPSWLAQHPTLDVVYAALEGDAAVQAFSRSGESTLRPLGEPVEAGENVCHVAVAPSGGYLVASCYGDGRVVRIGIDEQGRLVQDAGNRAAELRAALLGEPLEAAPPAGVAAAASDPYAGSLAASGEDAASGEERVSHAHSAVFLADGRIATTDLGFDLVRIWRPTAGGLILDHEIVLPMGTGPRHMVAHPSGHLHVVTEYSCEVFTLATGRDGTWAVVSAVLSSPIAEVGTDFPAELVRSRDGHFLYTALRGSNTIAALRVRGGGESLESIALADSGVDWPRHHLVHEGKLLVAGQRSDSIALLDLDERTGAPLGIRHTAQAPTPTHFLPVR; from the coding sequence GTGACCCGGTTCTGGCTCGGCGGATACGGCTCCGCGATGGAGGGCTCCGCCGACGGCATCGGGCTGCTCGCCGGCGACGCCGACCGGCAGACCGCCCTCGAGTACCGCGGCGCGGTCACGCAGACGCCGTCGCCGTCATGGCTCGCGCAGCATCCGACCCTCGACGTCGTCTACGCGGCGCTCGAGGGGGATGCCGCCGTGCAGGCGTTCTCACGCAGCGGCGAGTCCACGCTCCGCCCCCTCGGCGAGCCGGTCGAGGCCGGAGAGAACGTGTGCCACGTCGCGGTGGCGCCGTCCGGCGGGTACCTCGTCGCCAGCTGCTACGGCGACGGCCGGGTCGTGCGCATCGGCATCGATGAGCAGGGCCGGCTGGTTCAGGATGCCGGCAACAGGGCCGCTGAGCTCCGCGCCGCATTGCTGGGCGAACCGCTCGAGGCTGCTCCGCCCGCGGGCGTCGCCGCCGCGGCATCCGACCCCTATGCGGGGTCTCTCGCGGCATCCGGCGAGGACGCGGCCTCGGGCGAGGAGCGCGTCTCGCACGCGCACTCCGCCGTCTTCCTCGCCGACGGACGCATCGCCACGACCGACCTCGGCTTCGATCTCGTGCGCATCTGGCGCCCCACGGCGGGCGGGCTGATCCTCGATCACGAGATCGTGCTGCCGATGGGCACCGGGCCGCGCCACATGGTCGCGCACCCCAGCGGCCATCTGCACGTGGTGACCGAGTACTCGTGCGAGGTGTTCACTCTCGCCACAGGCCGCGACGGCACGTGGGCGGTCGTGTCCGCCGTGCTGTCGAGTCCGATCGCCGAGGTGGGCACGGACTTCCCCGCCGAGCTGGTGCGCTCGCGCGACGGACACTTCCTCTACACCGCGCTGCGCGGCAGCAACACGATCGCCGCGCTGCGTGTGCGGGGCGGCGGCGAGAGCCTCGAATCGATCGCCCTCGCCGACTCCGGTGTGGACTGGCCGCGGCATCATCTCGTGCACGAGGGCAAGCTGCTCGTGGCGGGGCAGCGGTCCGACAGCATCGCCCTGCTCGACCTCGACGAGCGCACGGGGGCGCCGCTCGGCATCCGTCACACGGCTCAGGCGCCGACGCCGACGCACTTCCTGCCCGTCCGGTAG
- a CDS encoding MFS transporter has translation MTIHTDGVPTEKVASPGIMSGACLWITIGACALVFLGAFESLAVTTVMPVVSADLDGERLYALAFAGPLATGVIGMVIAGNWADRRGPVAPLYTSVVLFVIGLLVAGFAPTMEVLVAGRFAQGLGNGGLMVALYVVVARVYPRTLHPAIFAGFAAAWVVPSLVGPTVAGAVTELWSWHWVFLGVVLLVVPALLMVVPALRGLSGAGDATTPWALGRLGWAVLAAAAVLALNLVGDVPGAGPVLAGAAVVVALVAVRALLPKGTLRAVRGLPSVMLVRGLAAAGFLGAEVYIPYLLTERYAVSPTVAGLSLTGGALAWSIAATVQGRMSTRLPSAVAVRIGTILVAAGVALTLVAAALAAPVASIVVAWIVAGAGMGLMSPRTSALTLEMSAPENQGFNSSAMSVADSFGSALALAITGVLFTGVVAVADPFVDPFVIVFVFAGILALVAAVLAPRVAAPVAG, from the coding sequence ATGACCATACATACGGATGGGGTGCCGACCGAGAAGGTCGCCTCCCCCGGAATCATGAGCGGCGCTTGCCTCTGGATCACGATCGGGGCCTGCGCGCTCGTGTTCCTCGGTGCGTTCGAATCACTCGCCGTCACCACGGTGATGCCCGTCGTCAGCGCCGACCTCGACGGTGAGCGCCTGTACGCGCTGGCATTCGCCGGCCCGCTGGCCACGGGAGTGATCGGCATGGTCATCGCGGGCAACTGGGCGGACCGGCGAGGACCGGTGGCGCCGCTGTACACCTCGGTCGTGCTCTTCGTGATCGGACTGCTGGTGGCGGGGTTCGCGCCCACCATGGAGGTGCTCGTCGCCGGACGCTTCGCCCAGGGCCTCGGCAACGGGGGTCTGATGGTCGCCCTCTATGTGGTCGTCGCGCGGGTGTACCCCCGCACGCTGCATCCCGCGATCTTCGCCGGATTCGCCGCCGCCTGGGTCGTCCCCTCGCTCGTCGGACCCACGGTGGCCGGAGCCGTCACCGAGCTGTGGAGCTGGCACTGGGTGTTCCTCGGCGTCGTGCTCCTCGTCGTGCCGGCCCTGCTCATGGTGGTCCCGGCGCTCCGCGGGCTGTCCGGCGCCGGCGACGCGACGACGCCGTGGGCGCTCGGGCGACTCGGGTGGGCGGTGCTCGCCGCGGCCGCGGTGCTCGCCCTCAACCTGGTCGGCGATGTGCCGGGGGCGGGCCCGGTCCTCGCCGGGGCAGCGGTCGTGGTGGCGCTCGTCGCGGTGCGGGCGCTGCTGCCGAAGGGAACGCTCCGCGCCGTGCGCGGCCTCCCCTCCGTGATGCTCGTGCGAGGGCTGGCGGCCGCAGGGTTCTTGGGTGCGGAGGTGTACATCCCGTATCTGCTGACCGAGCGCTACGCCGTCTCGCCCACGGTGGCCGGACTCTCGCTCACCGGCGGGGCGCTCGCGTGGTCGATCGCCGCGACCGTGCAGGGGCGCATGAGCACCCGCCTGCCCAGCGCCGTGGCCGTGCGCATCGGCACGATCCTCGTCGCCGCGGGCGTCGCTCTCACCCTCGTCGCCGCCGCGCTCGCCGCTCCGGTCGCCTCCATCGTCGTCGCGTGGATCGTCGCAGGCGCCGGGATGGGACTGATGAGTCCGCGCACCAGCGCCCTCACCCTCGAGATGTCGGCACCCGAGAACCAGGGATTCAACAGCTCGGCGATGTCGGTCGCGGACTCGTTCGGCAGCGCCCTCGCCCTCGCGATCACGGGGGTCCTGTTCACGGGTGTCGTCGCGGTCGCCGATCCGTTCGTCGATCCGTTCGTCATCGTGTTCGTGTTCGCGGGCATCCTCGCGCTCGTCGCGGCGGTGCTCGCTCCCCGGGTGGCTGCGCCGGTGGCTGGCTGA
- a CDS encoding dihydrolipoyl dehydrogenase family protein, giving the protein MTAEKTDEYDLIVLGGGPVGENVADRAVQDGLTAIIVESELVGGECSYWACMPSKALLRSGQALRAAQNVKGAAEAVTGKLDVRAVFDRRDSFTSHWSDDGQVKWLDSAGIDLARGHGRLSGEREVTVTDADGGTRVIRARHAVAISTGSDAVIPPIDGLREASPWTSREATSAEELPESLAVIGGGVVAVEMATAYAALGSTVTIIARSGLLGTMEPFAGERVAAGLRELGVDVRTDTGTTRVTRGDDGVTIVLDDDATVTAAEVLVATGRSPRSGDVGLDVVGLEPGRWITVDDTMRVPGSDWLYAVGDVNGRVLLTHQGKYQARAAGDVIAARAQGADVDDEPWGKHVATADHAAAPQVTFSFPEVASVGLTESQAREAGIDVAAIDYDLGGIAGASLYEDGFEGQARIVIDTARDVIVGATFVGPEVAELVQTATVAIVGEVPIARLWHAVPAYPTISEIWLRLLETYGRDSA; this is encoded by the coding sequence ATGACTGCTGAGAAGACCGACGAATACGACCTGATCGTGCTGGGCGGAGGTCCGGTGGGCGAGAATGTCGCCGACCGCGCCGTGCAGGACGGACTGACCGCGATCATCGTGGAGAGCGAGCTGGTGGGCGGTGAGTGCTCGTACTGGGCTTGCATGCCGTCGAAGGCGCTGCTGCGCTCGGGCCAGGCTCTGCGTGCGGCGCAGAACGTCAAGGGAGCGGCCGAGGCGGTCACCGGAAAGCTCGACGTACGGGCGGTCTTCGACCGCCGCGACTCGTTCACGAGCCACTGGTCGGATGACGGTCAGGTGAAGTGGCTCGACTCCGCCGGCATCGACCTGGCACGCGGTCACGGCCGTCTGTCGGGCGAGCGGGAGGTGACGGTGACGGATGCCGACGGGGGAACCCGCGTGATCCGCGCGCGCCATGCGGTCGCGATCAGCACGGGCTCGGATGCCGTGATCCCGCCGATCGACGGGCTGCGCGAGGCGTCTCCGTGGACGAGCCGCGAGGCGACCAGCGCCGAGGAGCTGCCCGAGTCCCTCGCCGTGATCGGTGGAGGAGTGGTCGCGGTCGAGATGGCGACGGCATACGCGGCTCTCGGCTCGACCGTCACGATCATCGCCCGCAGCGGTCTGCTCGGCACGATGGAGCCCTTCGCGGGCGAGCGCGTCGCTGCGGGGTTGCGGGAGCTCGGCGTCGACGTGCGCACCGACACCGGCACCACGCGCGTCACACGCGGAGACGACGGCGTGACGATCGTGCTCGACGACGACGCGACGGTCACCGCGGCGGAGGTCCTCGTCGCCACCGGGCGCTCACCTCGCAGCGGTGATGTCGGGCTCGATGTCGTCGGCCTCGAGCCGGGGCGCTGGATCACTGTCGACGACACGATGCGCGTGCCCGGCTCCGACTGGCTCTACGCGGTCGGCGACGTGAACGGCCGCGTGCTGCTGACGCACCAGGGCAAGTACCAGGCGCGTGCGGCCGGCGACGTGATCGCGGCACGCGCTCAGGGTGCGGACGTCGATGACGAGCCCTGGGGAAAGCACGTCGCGACCGCCGATCACGCGGCCGCGCCGCAGGTGACCTTCTCGTTCCCCGAGGTCGCGTCTGTCGGGCTCACGGAGTCGCAGGCGCGCGAGGCCGGAATCGACGTGGCGGCGATCGACTACGACCTGGGCGGCATCGCGGGCGCGAGCCTGTACGAGGACGGCTTCGAGGGCCAGGCCCGCATCGTGATCGACACGGCGCGTGACGTGATCGTCGGGGCGACGTTCGTGGGCCCGGAGGTCGCGGAGCTCGTGCAGACGGCGACGGTGGCGATCGTCGGCGAGGTGCCGATCGCCCGGCTGTGGCACGCCGTGCCCGCGTATCCGACGATCAGCGAGATCTGGCTGCGCCTCCTCGAGACCTACGGGCGGGACTCGGCGTGA
- a CDS encoding DUF427 domain-containing protein → MKAVLAGTVIAEADESDLARIEGNWYFPPASITEGALVESPTPYTCPWKGAAQYFSVQAGGELHTDYAWSYPTPFPSAFDRVGKDFSGFVAFDPRVEVSE, encoded by the coding sequence ATGAAGGCTGTACTCGCAGGAACCGTCATCGCCGAGGCAGACGAGAGCGATCTCGCACGCATCGAAGGCAACTGGTACTTCCCGCCCGCATCGATCACCGAGGGAGCGCTCGTCGAGAGCCCGACCCCGTACACCTGTCCGTGGAAGGGTGCTGCCCAGTACTTCTCCGTGCAGGCCGGAGGCGAGCTGCACACCGACTACGCGTGGTCGTACCCGACGCCGTTCCCGAGCGCGTTCGATCGCGTCGGCAAGGACTTCTCGGGCTTCGTCGCGTTCGATCCACGGGTCGAGGTCTCCGAATGA
- a CDS encoding ABC transporter ATP-binding protein, which produces MIEFRNVTKQFPDGTTAVKDFSLVLPSRKTTVFVGSSGCGKTTLLRMINRMVEPTSGDIEIDGENVLGGDPVQLRRSIGYVMQNSGLMPHFTVIDNVATVLRLTGVKKGPAHDRARELLTTVGLDQSLADRYPSQLSGGQQQRVGVARGLAADPNILLMDEPFGAVDPIVRADLQTETLRLQRELDKTVVFVTHDIDEAFLLGDQVVILDKGARIVQVGSPSEIIENPADDFVSSFIGADRGRRALHLRETPHGTVVVDSEGRTQGAIVADVERSDGPLAGPDAEALGAVRGDLA; this is translated from the coding sequence ATGATCGAATTCCGCAACGTCACCAAGCAGTTCCCCGACGGCACCACCGCCGTGAAGGACTTCAGCCTGGTGCTGCCGTCCCGCAAGACGACGGTCTTCGTCGGGTCCTCGGGGTGTGGCAAGACCACCCTCCTGCGCATGATCAACCGCATGGTCGAACCGACCTCCGGTGACATCGAGATCGACGGCGAGAACGTCCTCGGCGGCGATCCCGTGCAGCTGCGGCGGAGCATCGGGTACGTCATGCAGAACTCCGGGCTCATGCCGCACTTCACCGTGATCGACAACGTCGCCACCGTGCTGCGCCTGACCGGGGTCAAGAAGGGGCCGGCCCACGACCGGGCGCGCGAGCTGCTCACGACCGTCGGCCTCGACCAGTCGCTGGCCGATCGGTACCCGAGCCAGCTCTCGGGCGGGCAGCAGCAGCGCGTGGGCGTGGCCCGCGGGCTCGCGGCCGACCCCAACATCCTGCTCATGGACGAGCCGTTCGGCGCGGTCGACCCGATCGTGCGCGCCGATCTGCAGACCGAGACGCTGCGGCTGCAGCGCGAGCTCGACAAGACGGTCGTCTTCGTCACGCACGACATCGACGAGGCGTTCCTGCTCGGCGACCAGGTCGTGATCCTCGACAAGGGCGCGCGCATCGTGCAGGTGGGCAGCCCGAGCGAGATCATCGAGAACCCGGCCGACGACTTCGTGTCGTCCTTCATCGGTGCCGACCGCGGACGCCGCGCTCTGCATCTGCGGGAGACGCCGCACGGCACCGTCGTCGTCGACTCCGAAGGTCGCACGCAGGGAGCCATCGTGGCCGACGTCGAGAGGTCCGACGGTCCTCTCGCAGGACCGGATGCGGAAGCGCTCGGTGCCGTTCGGGGCGATCTGGCGTGA